A genomic region of Gemmata massiliana contains the following coding sequences:
- a CDS encoding leucine-rich repeat domain-containing protein, whose product MLRTSALALTASALWLGAPARADDDEDKAVALVKKLGGEVARDAKAPGKPVVGVFLSETEASDADLKELAVLVRVASLTLRGTRVTDAGLKHLAPLKDLDFLELGDTAVTDAGLKELAALKNLRTLVLRRAGITDAGLKELTPLERLESLDLGDAAVTDAGLKGLVPLQNLRTLRLRRTDVTDAGLKELALLPNLGSLDLCATAVTGRGLKHLVALKGLGALYLEGTRVTDADLKTVAALGSLGRLDLARTGVTDAGLRELGALRLVHLSLSGTGVTDAGLKELAGFKDMFTLDLSGTPITGAGLNHLAGFKILAILTLNGTQVTDAGLKNLDTLTRLDALYLNGTRVTDAGLEHLAPLESLVRLSLSGTVVTDAGLKHLNALKGLGELDLGDTLVSDAGMKDLTALEGLYSLDLNGTRVTDAGLKELGAARSLRDLNLRGTRVTDAGLKHLALLKDLDGLDLTGTRVTDAAARDLAGCARLVDLRLVETRVTEVGVRNIQKALPKCRIVK is encoded by the coding sequence ATGCTCAGAACTTCAGCACTCGCACTGACCGCATCGGCCCTGTGGCTGGGCGCCCCGGCCCGCGCCGACGACGACGAGGACAAGGCCGTTGCGCTCGTCAAGAAGCTCGGCGGGGAGGTGGCGCGCGACGCGAAGGCGCCGGGCAAGCCGGTCGTGGGCGTCTTCCTGAGCGAGACCGAGGCGTCCGACGCGGACCTGAAGGAACTCGCGGTGCTCGTGCGGGTGGCCTCGCTCACTCTGCGCGGCACGCGGGTCACGGACGCGGGGCTCAAGCACCTCGCGCCGCTCAAGGATCTCGACTTCCTCGAACTGGGTGACACGGCCGTCACAGACGCGGGGCTCAAGGAGCTGGCCGCGCTCAAGAACCTCAGAACACTTGTGCTGCGTCGCGCCGGTATTACGGACGCCGGGCTGAAGGAGCTGACACCGCTCGAGCGGCTTGAATCGCTCGACCTGGGTGACGCGGCCGTTACGGATGCCGGGCTCAAGGGGCTGGTGCCGCTCCAGAACCTCAGAACACTCAGACTGCGCCGCACCGATGTCACGGACGCGGGATTAAAGGAGCTGGCGCTGCTCCCGAACCTCGGTTCGCTCGACCTGTGCGCGACGGCGGTGACCGGCCGGGGGCTCAAGCACCTGGTCGCGCTCAAGGGCCTCGGCGCGCTTTATTTGGAGGGCACGCGGGTCACGGACGCGGACCTCAAGACCGTGGCCGCGCTCGGATCGCTCGGCCGCCTCGACCTCGCGCGCACGGGGGTGACGGACGCGGGGCTCCGGGAACTCGGCGCGCTCCGGCTCGTGCACCTGTCCCTGTCCGGTACGGGGGTGACGGACGCGGGGTTGAAGGAACTGGCCGGGTTCAAGGACATGTTCACCCTCGACCTGTCCGGTACACCGATCACGGGCGCGGGGCTGAACCACCTCGCCGGGTTCAAGATACTCGCGATCCTCACCCTGAACGGTACGCAGGTGACGGACGCGGGGCTCAAGAACCTCGACACACTGACGCGCCTGGACGCGCTCTACCTGAACGGCACGCGCGTGACGGACGCGGGCCTCGAGCACCTCGCGCCGCTCGAATCACTCGTGCGCCTGTCCCTGTCCGGTACGGTGGTGACGGACGCGGGACTCAAGCACCTGAACGCGCTCAAAGGGCTCGGTGAGCTGGACCTGGGCGATACGCTCGTGTCGGACGCGGGGATGAAGGATCTCACCGCGCTCGAGGGGCTCTACTCGCTCGACCTGAACGGCACCCGGGTGACGGACGCGGGACTCAAGGAACTGGGCGCCGCGCGGTCACTTCGGGATCTCAATCTGCGCGGCACGCGGGTGACGGACGCGGGGCTCAAGCACCTCGCGCTGCTCAAGGATCTCGACGGTCTGGATCTGACGGGCACGCGGGTGACGGACGCGGCCGCCCGGGATCTGGCCGGGTGCGCGCGTCTCGTGGATCTCCGACTCGTCGAGACGCGCGTCACCGAGGTGGGGGTGCGGAACATTCAGAAGGCGCTCCCGAAGTGCCGGATCGTTAAATAA
- a CDS encoding leucine-rich repeat domain-containing protein: MSRVLLFAVACVVLASPLPARADDAEDKVVALVKKLGGEVTRDAKAPGKPVVVLDLAHAKVTRADLKELAALKSLTGLRLNSTNVTDADLKGLAAFESLTQLSLVATKVTDAGVKELAAFKNLSSLGLSETSVGDTGVRELIALKGLKQLGLDRTKITDAGVKELAALKELAFLDLSQTAVTDAGVKELAALKSLKHLHLDLTKTTDAGLKAVGALQNLTDLTLWGTGVTDAGLKELGALKHLTTLMLPGTKVTGAGLKELAALKKLTYLDLSETGVTDEGLKELVALEDLALLNLSATKVTDAGLKDLAALKSPTKILLHGTKVTDAGLKTLRAALPKCTIEPAP, from the coding sequence ATGTCGCGGGTACTTCTGTTCGCGGTGGCGTGCGTGGTTCTGGCTTCCCCATTGCCGGCCCGCGCCGACGACGCCGAGGACAAGGTCGTTGCGCTCGTTAAGAAGCTCGGCGGGGAAGTGACGCGCGACGCGAAGGCGCCGGGCAAGCCGGTCGTCGTACTCGATCTGGCCCACGCGAAGGTAACGCGCGCGGACCTCAAGGAACTCGCCGCGCTCAAGAGCCTCACCGGGCTCCGCCTGAACAGCACGAATGTAACCGACGCGGACCTCAAGGGGCTGGCCGCATTCGAGAGCCTCACGCAACTCAGTTTGGTGGCCACGAAAGTGACCGACGCGGGCGTGAAGGAACTGGCCGCGTTCAAGAACCTCTCCTCGCTGGGGCTGTCAGAAACAAGCGTGGGGGACACGGGTGTGAGGGAATTGATCGCACTCAAGGGCCTCAAGCAACTCGGCTTGGACCGCACGAAGATAACGGACGCGGGCGTGAAGGAGTTGGCCGCGCTCAAGGAACTCGCGTTCCTGGACCTGAGCCAGACCGCAGTAACGGACGCGGGCGTGAAGGAGTTGGCCGCGCTCAAGAGCCTCAAACACCTCCACCTGGATCTCACGAAGACAACGGACGCGGGCCTCAAGGCAGTCGGCGCGCTTCAGAACCTCACGGACCTCACCTTGTGGGGGACGGGAGTAACGGACGCGGGACTCAAGGAACTTGGCGCGCTCAAGCACCTGACCACACTCATGTTGCCGGGAACGAAAGTGACGGGCGCGGGTCTCAAGGAACTCGCCGCGCTCAAGAAGCTCACGTACCTCGATCTGAGTGAGACCGGGGTCACGGACGAGGGCCTCAAGGAACTCGTCGCGCTCGAGGATCTTGCCTTACTCAATCTGAGCGCCACGAAGGTAACAGACGCGGGGCTCAAGGATCTCGCCGCGCTCAAGAGCCCGACCAAAATCCTCCTACACGGCACGAAGGTAACGGACGCGGGGCTGAAAACGCTCCGGGCCGCGTTGCCGAAGTGCACAATCGAGCCCGCGCCCTGA
- the lexA gene encoding transcriptional repressor LexA — translation MAEREPLSPSQEKLLEFLRAELRARRGVPSWPKIARACGWSSTRSVGYNLDQLARKGHLRLTGGQKGIELVGAPAGFALPVLGDVAAGAPIPPPGEGEPEHFEFERVFGGEDVFMLRVRGDSMIEALIGPGDLVAVRRAPEAADGEKVVAMIDGELTLKVFRQRAGGAIWLQPCNSKLAGIKLDPKKDNRVIGVLVGVVRAGN, via the coding sequence GTGGCCGAGCGCGAACCCCTGAGTCCGTCGCAAGAAAAACTGCTGGAATTCCTACGCGCCGAGCTGCGCGCGCGCCGCGGCGTTCCGTCCTGGCCCAAGATCGCGCGCGCGTGCGGCTGGTCCTCCACGCGCTCCGTGGGCTACAACCTGGACCAGCTCGCGCGCAAGGGGCACCTGCGCCTCACGGGGGGGCAGAAGGGCATCGAACTGGTCGGTGCGCCGGCCGGGTTCGCGCTGCCGGTCCTGGGCGACGTGGCCGCGGGCGCGCCGATCCCGCCCCCGGGGGAGGGCGAACCCGAGCACTTCGAGTTCGAGCGCGTGTTCGGCGGCGAAGACGTCTTTATGCTCCGGGTCCGGGGCGACAGTATGATCGAAGCGCTGATCGGCCCCGGCGACCTCGTGGCGGTCCGGCGCGCGCCCGAGGCCGCCGACGGCGAGAAGGTGGTCGCCATGATCGACGGCGAACTCACGCTCAAGGTGTTCCGCCAGCGCGCGGGCGGCGCGATCTGGCTCCAGCCGTGCAACTCGAAGCTCGCCGGCATCAAGCTCGACCCCAAAAAGGATAACCGCGTCATCGGCGTGCTCGTGGGCGTGGTCCGCGCCGGGAACTGA